One region of Sebastes fasciatus isolate fSebFas1 chromosome 1, fSebFas1.pri, whole genome shotgun sequence genomic DNA includes:
- the LOC141766779 gene encoding vasopressin V2 receptor-like — protein sequence MCPLNDSTFNDEDVERDESLARLEISLLSIIFISATVLNSSLLLVLWRQRKQMSRMRVFVFHLCLADLVVAFFQVCPQLMWDITDRFVGPDLVCRLVKYFQVLGMFSSTYMIVVMTVDRYQAVCNPMVKFQRTSTRLNIPVCIAWGVSLLGSLPQVFIFSQVEVAPGVFDCWANFIQPWGLQTYITWTTLVIFILPVITVVVCQVRICRAIQINLYQKTQQQKGTVGLPAVLSSRASGVAGMSKARVKTLKMTVVIVLAYIVCWAPFFTVQLWSAWDTNAPKETATFTILMLLASLNSCANPCIYLLFSSQVPKRLVALILQCQRHQDGKDSIHEEVSTLYMSFRNVSEAK from the exons ATGTGTCCTCTGAACGACAGTACCTTTAATGATGAGGACGTGGAGAGAGATGAGAGTCTGGCCAGGCTGGAGATCTCTCTGCTCAGCATCATCTTCATCAGCGCCACCGTCCTCAACTCCTCGCTGCTGCTGGTCCTCTGGAGACAACGCAAACAGATGTCCCGCATGCGCGTCTTCGTCTTCCACCTGTGTCTCGCGGATCTCGTGGTCGCGTTCTTCCAGGTGTGTCCGCAGCTCATGTGGGACATCACGGACAGGTTCGTGGGACCGGACCTCGTGTGTCGCCTGGTGAAGTACTTCCAGGTCCTCGGCATGTTTTCCTCCACCTACATGATCGTGGTGATGACAGTCGACCGATATCAGGCTGTCTGCAACCCGATGGTGAAGTTCCAGAGGACGAGCACCAGACTCAACATCCCAGTGTGCATTGCGTGGGGGGTTTCTCTGCTGGGCAGCTTGCCTCAGGTGTTTATCTTCTCACAGGTCGAGGTTGCACCAGGTGTGTTTGACTGCTGGGCCAACTTCATCCAGCCGTGGGGGCTGCAGACCTACATCACCTGGACCACGCTGGTCATCTTTATTCTACCTGTCATCACAGTTGTTGTTTGCCAAGTGCGCATCTGCAGAGCCATCCAGATCAACCTGTACCAGAAGACTCAACAGCAGAAGGGCACCGTGGGTCTCCCTGCAGTGCTATCATCCAGAGCCAGTGGTGTGGCCGGCATGTCCAAGGCCAGGGTGAAGACCCTGAAGATGACGGTGGTCATCGTGCTGGCTTATATTGTCTGCTGGGCTCCTTTCTTCACTGTCCAGCTTTGGTCCGCCTGGGACACAAATGCACCAAAAGAAA CTGCGACTTTCACCATCCTGATGTTGCTGGCCAGTCTGAACAGCTGTGCCAACCCCTGCATTTACCTTCTGTTCAGCAGCCAGGTTCCCAAGAGGCTGGTGGCTCTGATCCTGCAGTGCCAGCGGCACCAAGACGGCAAGGATTCAATCCACGAAGAGGTCAGCACGTTGTACATGAGCTTCAGAAACGTGTCTGAGGCCAAATGA